One genomic segment of Syngnathus acus chromosome 1, fSynAcu1.2, whole genome shotgun sequence includes these proteins:
- the alkbh5 gene encoding RNA demethylase ALKBH5 has product MATSGYSDLRDKLRSMPPHRDEHRTSNGSTGRKRRRRESDDDECDHSDDSGEHREQEAHRVRSSVLQKSIFTPEECARIEEKIDDVVAKAEAGLYREHTVDRAPLRNKYFFGEGYTYGAQLEKRGPGQERLYRKGQVDDIPSWVHELVIQRLVSAGVVPEGFVNSAVINDYQPGGCIVSHVDPLHIFARPIVSVSFFSDSALCFGCRFQFKPIRVSEPVFVLPVHRGSVTVLSGYAADDITHCIRPQDIKERRAVIILRKTRPDAPRLDSDSPLRSAPVERAPPLKAKRSHRRADPDAAHRPRVLEMDKEENRRSSGQRRHSSSSDDYRKRDADYDKHRESSSRKVKMRRH; this is encoded by the exons ATGGCCACCAGCGGCTACTCCGACCTGCGCGACAAGCTCCGCTCGATGCCGCCGCACCGGGACGAGCACCGGACAAGCAACGGCAGCACGGGGCGAAAGCGGCGTCGCCGCGAGTCCGACGACGACGAGTGCGATCACAGCGACGACAGCGGCGAGCACCGCGAGCAGGAGGCCCACCGGGTGCGCAGCAGCGTCCTCCAGAAGAGCATCTTCACGCCGGAGGAGTGTGCTCGCATCGAGGAGAAGATCGACGACGTGGTGGCCAAGGCGGAGGCCGGACTGTACCGCGAGCACACGGTGGACCGCGCGCCGCTGCGCAACAAGTACTTCTTCGGCGAGGGCTACACGTACGGGGCGCAGCTGGAGAAGCGCGGTCCGGGCCAGGAGAGGCTCTACCGCAAGGGGCAGGTGGACGACATCCCGAGCTGGGTGCACGAGCTGGTCATCCAGCGCCTGGTGTCCGCTGGCGTCGTCCCGGAGGGCTTCGTCAACAGCGCCGTCATCAACGACTACCAGCCGGGCGGCTGCATCGTGTCCCACGTGGACCCGCTGCACATCTTTGCGCGGCCCATCGTCTCCGTGTCCTTTTTCAGCGACAGCGCGCTCTGCTTCGGATGCCGCTTCCAGTTCAAGCCCATCCGGGTGTCCGAGCCCGTCTTTGTGCTGCCCGTCCACCGCGGCAGTGTCACCGTCCTCAG TGGCTACGCcgctgatgacatcacacactGCATCAGACCTCAGGACATCAAGGAGCGGCGAGCCGTCATCATCCTGAGGAA AACCAGACCCGACGCCCCCAGACTGGACTCTGACAGCCCTTTACGTTCGGCCCCGGTGGAGCGGGCGCCCCCCCTCAAAGCCAAGCGCTCGCATCGAAGGGCCGACCCGGACGCAGCTCACAG GCCACGCGTGCTGGAGATGGACAAGGAGGAGAACCGGCGGTCGTCCGGCCAACGGCGTCACAGCTCGTCTTCGGACGACTACAGGAAGCGCGACGCCGACTACGACAAACATCGCGAGAGCTCGTCGCGCAAAGTCAAAATGCGGCGTCACTGA
- the smcr8b gene encoding guanine nucleotide exchange protein smcr8b isoform X1 has protein sequence MISSPDLLPFTGPEGFGDSEDGEAEGERGTARGLLPEELSIPDASGGGHPWSSAAGFHRDFVLVAEFSEEVGPTPVMTIPDEAGASGSLDLNHFSVRIMSVDYQASSPGGPPSSGPRLNFNEDSEVVLGDSADWVFAYVRHMTLLDLSARGMVRPFCMAYVCSSQAKIMDNFGRLSAGFGLAADSLKTGNRQTFSLELHRKLHQLQYQRLALLQDDSMSGAGEQLEAVERAIATHKDLLRQVTSYPNRKLKQPDFLPYEPADVSTDATSIPPPPPPAAHLAGSEGRLKPLQELCSAYFLSLMTEQLAQTEVRLRGDVTALRSAGITRALSRKLRLTNFLFEQPEDEEEEEDGEEAVARETGSRPSSQSSVEAKEEEMTGSASSGDSIQVIGTERSYKTLASSAAPVTSSLLPGSSDPLAAPLPSLDSSLAAVSDPGPRRLRVYAGRSNSEDSIEVLSTTESIVVEDLAAISEEEEPIKDEKREVTAKDAGAGSAYQMLPNLPAEPCSWPQSVDEVSDGAGETRAPHRTLSSDKAGLRAQRFVKQNSFSRQVVFCLLSGRPLVLLSGDGDKLRKTVDALALFLPAPAGAVMPCLSAPLQLSDLLTWRLIGFHRSPSSGPLHWLSRYSRYLAVLDLDQRTLRCQLYSGWLAGSLVGSAVPAGTFLLHVQSGLTALANRALLFTFARRGDKDDGLDDGDLSVMRFLSELIKRQHAARGPPALRFSYVALYVHKNTTAV, from the exons ATGATCTCGTCCCCGGACCTTCTGCCTTTCACCGGGCCGGAGGGCTTCGGCGACAGCGAGGATGGCGAGGCGGAGGGAGAGCGCGGAACGGCGAGGGGGCTTCTTCCCGAGGAGCTCTCCATCCCCGACGCGAGCGGCGGTGGGCACCCGTGGAGCTCCGCCGCCGGTTTTCACAGGGACTTCGTGCTGGTGGCCGAGTTCTCCGAGGAG GTGGGGCCTACGCCCGTGATGACCATACCTGACGAGGCGGGCGCGTCGGGATCCCTGGACCTGAACCACTTCTCTGTGCGTATCATGTCTGTGGACTACCAGGCGTCAAGCCCGGGAGGCCCGCCCTCCTCGGGGCCTCGGCTAAACTTCAACGAGGACTCCGAGGTGGTCTTGGGGGACTCGGCCGACTGGGTCTTTGCCTACGTACGCCACATGACCCTTCTGGACCTGTCGGCCCGCGGTATGGTGCGCCCCTTCTGCATGGCCTACGTGTGTTCAAGCCAGGCCAAGATCATGGACAACTTTGGACGGCTGTCGGCAGGATTTGGCCTGGCTGCCGACAGCCTCAAGACTGGAAACCGGCAGACCTTCTCCTTGGAGCTGCACCGCAAGCTGCACCAGCTTCA ATACCAACGCTTGGCGCTGCTGCAAGATGACAGCATGAGCGGCGCGGGTGAGCAGCTGGAGGCGGTGGAGCGAGCCATCGCCACGCACAAAGATCTCCTCCGCCAGGTTACTTCCTACCCCAACAGGAAGCTAAAGCAGCCCGACTTCTTGCCCTACGAGCCGGCCGACGTCTCGACGGACGCCACCTCCatcccgcctcctcctccaccggCAGCCCACCTCGCCGGCTCCGAAGGTCGGCTGAAGCCATTGCAGGAACTCTGCAGCGCCTACTTCCTGTCGTTGATGACGGAGCAGCTGGCGCAAACGGAGGTCCGCCTCCGCGGCGACGTCACCGCCCTGCGGAGCGCCGGCATCACGCGTGCGCTGAGCAGGAAGCTCAGACTGACCAACTTCCTCTTCGAGCAGCCtgaggatgaggaagaggaggaggatggagagGAAGCGGTTGCGCGGGAAACAGGAAGTCGGCCGAGCTCCCAGTCCTCCGTGGAGGCGAAAGAAGAAGAGATGACGGGAAGCGCCAGCAGCGGAGACAGCATACAAGTCATCGGCACGGAGAGATCCTACAAAACACTCGCCTCGTCCGCCGCGCCTGTCACCTCGTCTTTGCTTCCCGGCTCGTCCGATCCTCTGGCCGCGCCTCTCCCCTCACTCGATTCGTCTCTCGCGGCCGTCTCGGACCCGGGGCCTCGCCGCCTTAGAGTCTACGCCGGGAGGAGCAACAGCGAAGACAGCATCGAGGTCCTCAGTACCACCGAGTCCATCGTCGTCGAAGACCTTGCCGCCATCAGCGAGGAAGAAGAGCCCATCAAAGATGAGAAAAGAGAGGTTACGGCAAAGGACGCTGGAGCGGGTAGCGCTTATCAAATGCTGCCCAATCTCCCGGCGGAGCCGTGCTCTTGGCCACAGAGCGTGGACGAGGTGTCGGACGGCGCCGGCGAGACGCGCGCGCCCCACCGGACGCTCTCCTCGGACAAGGCGGGACTGCGAGCGCAGCGCTTCGTCAAGCAGAACTCCTTCTCTCGGCAGGTGGTCTTCTGCCTGCTGAGCGGCCGTCCTCTGGTACTGCTCTCGGGAGATGGAGACAAGCTGCGGAAGACGGTGGACGCCCTGGCGCTCTTCCTGCCGGCTCCCGCCGGCGCCGTGATGCCGTGTTTGAGCGCACCGCTCCAGCTGAGCGACCTGCTCACGTGGAGGCTGATTGGATTCCACAG GTCTCCGTCCTCGGGCCCGCTTCACTGGCTGAGTCGTTACAGTCGCTACCTGGCCGTGCTGGACTTGGACCAGAGGACGCTACGCTGCCAGTTGTACTCGGGTTGGCTAGCGGGCTCCCTGGTGGGCTCGGCCGTGCCCGCCGGCACCTTCCTGCTGCACGTGCAGAGCGGCCTGACGGCGCTGGCCAATCGGGCGCTGCTCTTCACCTTCGCCCGGAGAGGAGACAAAGACGACGGGCTGGATGACGGCGACCTGAGCGTGATGCGTTTCCTGTCGGAGCTCATCAAGCGTCAGCACGCTGCTCGCGGACCGCCGGCGCTGCGTTTCTCCTACGTGGCGCTGTATGTGCACAAAAACACCACTGCTGTATAG
- the smcr8b gene encoding guanine nucleotide exchange protein smcr8b isoform X2, translated as MISSPDLLPFTGPEGFGDSEDGEAEGERGTARGLLPEELSIPDASGGGHPWSSAAGFHRDFVLVAEFSEEVGPTPVMTIPDEAGASGSLDLNHFSVRIMSVDYQASSPGGPPSSGPRLNFNEDSEVVLGDSADWVFAYVRHMTLLDLSARGMVRPFCMAYVCSSQAKIMDNFGRLSAGFGLAADSLKTGNRQTFSLELHRKLHQLQYQRLALLQDDSMSGAGEQLEAVERAIATHKDLLRQVTSYPNRKLKQPDFLPYEPADVSTDATSIPPPPPPAAHLAGSEGRLKPLQELCSAYFLSLMTEQLAQTEVRLRGDVTALRSAGITRALSRKLRLTNFLFEQPEDEEEEEDGEEAVARETGSRPSSQSSVEAKEEEMTGSASSGDSIQVIGTERSYKTLASSAAPVTSSLLPGSSDPLAAPLPSLDSSLAAVSDPGPRRLRVYAGRSNSEDSIEVLSTTESIVVEDLAAISEEEEPIKDEKREVTAKDAGAGSAYQMLPNLPAEVSDGAGETRAPHRTLSSDKAGLRAQRFVKQNSFSRQVVFCLLSGRPLVLLSGDGDKLRKTVDALALFLPAPAGAVMPCLSAPLQLSDLLTWRLIGFHRSPSSGPLHWLSRYSRYLAVLDLDQRTLRCQLYSGWLAGSLVGSAVPAGTFLLHVQSGLTALANRALLFTFARRGDKDDGLDDGDLSVMRFLSELIKRQHAARGPPALRFSYVALYVHKNTTAV; from the exons ATGATCTCGTCCCCGGACCTTCTGCCTTTCACCGGGCCGGAGGGCTTCGGCGACAGCGAGGATGGCGAGGCGGAGGGAGAGCGCGGAACGGCGAGGGGGCTTCTTCCCGAGGAGCTCTCCATCCCCGACGCGAGCGGCGGTGGGCACCCGTGGAGCTCCGCCGCCGGTTTTCACAGGGACTTCGTGCTGGTGGCCGAGTTCTCCGAGGAG GTGGGGCCTACGCCCGTGATGACCATACCTGACGAGGCGGGCGCGTCGGGATCCCTGGACCTGAACCACTTCTCTGTGCGTATCATGTCTGTGGACTACCAGGCGTCAAGCCCGGGAGGCCCGCCCTCCTCGGGGCCTCGGCTAAACTTCAACGAGGACTCCGAGGTGGTCTTGGGGGACTCGGCCGACTGGGTCTTTGCCTACGTACGCCACATGACCCTTCTGGACCTGTCGGCCCGCGGTATGGTGCGCCCCTTCTGCATGGCCTACGTGTGTTCAAGCCAGGCCAAGATCATGGACAACTTTGGACGGCTGTCGGCAGGATTTGGCCTGGCTGCCGACAGCCTCAAGACTGGAAACCGGCAGACCTTCTCCTTGGAGCTGCACCGCAAGCTGCACCAGCTTCA ATACCAACGCTTGGCGCTGCTGCAAGATGACAGCATGAGCGGCGCGGGTGAGCAGCTGGAGGCGGTGGAGCGAGCCATCGCCACGCACAAAGATCTCCTCCGCCAGGTTACTTCCTACCCCAACAGGAAGCTAAAGCAGCCCGACTTCTTGCCCTACGAGCCGGCCGACGTCTCGACGGACGCCACCTCCatcccgcctcctcctccaccggCAGCCCACCTCGCCGGCTCCGAAGGTCGGCTGAAGCCATTGCAGGAACTCTGCAGCGCCTACTTCCTGTCGTTGATGACGGAGCAGCTGGCGCAAACGGAGGTCCGCCTCCGCGGCGACGTCACCGCCCTGCGGAGCGCCGGCATCACGCGTGCGCTGAGCAGGAAGCTCAGACTGACCAACTTCCTCTTCGAGCAGCCtgaggatgaggaagaggaggaggatggagagGAAGCGGTTGCGCGGGAAACAGGAAGTCGGCCGAGCTCCCAGTCCTCCGTGGAGGCGAAAGAAGAAGAGATGACGGGAAGCGCCAGCAGCGGAGACAGCATACAAGTCATCGGCACGGAGAGATCCTACAAAACACTCGCCTCGTCCGCCGCGCCTGTCACCTCGTCTTTGCTTCCCGGCTCGTCCGATCCTCTGGCCGCGCCTCTCCCCTCACTCGATTCGTCTCTCGCGGCCGTCTCGGACCCGGGGCCTCGCCGCCTTAGAGTCTACGCCGGGAGGAGCAACAGCGAAGACAGCATCGAGGTCCTCAGTACCACCGAGTCCATCGTCGTCGAAGACCTTGCCGCCATCAGCGAGGAAGAAGAGCCCATCAAAGATGAGAAAAGAGAGGTTACGGCAAAGGACGCTGGAGCGGGTAGCGCTTATCAAATGCTGCCCAATCTCCCGGCG GAGGTGTCGGACGGCGCCGGCGAGACGCGCGCGCCCCACCGGACGCTCTCCTCGGACAAGGCGGGACTGCGAGCGCAGCGCTTCGTCAAGCAGAACTCCTTCTCTCGGCAGGTGGTCTTCTGCCTGCTGAGCGGCCGTCCTCTGGTACTGCTCTCGGGAGATGGAGACAAGCTGCGGAAGACGGTGGACGCCCTGGCGCTCTTCCTGCCGGCTCCCGCCGGCGCCGTGATGCCGTGTTTGAGCGCACCGCTCCAGCTGAGCGACCTGCTCACGTGGAGGCTGATTGGATTCCACAG GTCTCCGTCCTCGGGCCCGCTTCACTGGCTGAGTCGTTACAGTCGCTACCTGGCCGTGCTGGACTTGGACCAGAGGACGCTACGCTGCCAGTTGTACTCGGGTTGGCTAGCGGGCTCCCTGGTGGGCTCGGCCGTGCCCGCCGGCACCTTCCTGCTGCACGTGCAGAGCGGCCTGACGGCGCTGGCCAATCGGGCGCTGCTCTTCACCTTCGCCCGGAGAGGAGACAAAGACGACGGGCTGGATGACGGCGACCTGAGCGTGATGCGTTTCCTGTCGGAGCTCATCAAGCGTCAGCACGCTGCTCGCGGACCGCCGGCGCTGCGTTTCTCCTACGTGGCGCTGTATGTGCACAAAAACACCACTGCTGTATAG
- the smcr8b gene encoding guanine nucleotide exchange protein smcr8b isoform X3, protein MISSPDLLPFTGPEGFGDSEDGEAEGERGTARGLLPEELSIPDASGGGHPWSSAAGFHRDFVLVAEFSEEVGPTPVMTIPDEAGASGSLDLNHFSVRIMSVDYQASSPGGPPSSGPRLNFNEDSEVVLGDSADWVFAYVRHMTLLDLSARGFGLAADSLKTGNRQTFSLELHRKLHQLQYQRLALLQDDSMSGAGEQLEAVERAIATHKDLLRQVTSYPNRKLKQPDFLPYEPADVSTDATSIPPPPPPAAHLAGSEGRLKPLQELCSAYFLSLMTEQLAQTEVRLRGDVTALRSAGITRALSRKLRLTNFLFEQPEDEEEEEDGEEAVARETGSRPSSQSSVEAKEEEMTGSASSGDSIQVIGTERSYKTLASSAAPVTSSLLPGSSDPLAAPLPSLDSSLAAVSDPGPRRLRVYAGRSNSEDSIEVLSTTESIVVEDLAAISEEEEPIKDEKREVTAKDAGAGSAYQMLPNLPAEPCSWPQSVDEVSDGAGETRAPHRTLSSDKAGLRAQRFVKQNSFSRQVVFCLLSGRPLVLLSGDGDKLRKTVDALALFLPAPAGAVMPCLSAPLQLSDLLTWRLIGFHRSPSSGPLHWLSRYSRYLAVLDLDQRTLRCQLYSGWLAGSLVGSAVPAGTFLLHVQSGLTALANRALLFTFARRGDKDDGLDDGDLSVMRFLSELIKRQHAARGPPALRFSYVALYVHKNTTAV, encoded by the exons ATGATCTCGTCCCCGGACCTTCTGCCTTTCACCGGGCCGGAGGGCTTCGGCGACAGCGAGGATGGCGAGGCGGAGGGAGAGCGCGGAACGGCGAGGGGGCTTCTTCCCGAGGAGCTCTCCATCCCCGACGCGAGCGGCGGTGGGCACCCGTGGAGCTCCGCCGCCGGTTTTCACAGGGACTTCGTGCTGGTGGCCGAGTTCTCCGAGGAG GTGGGGCCTACGCCCGTGATGACCATACCTGACGAGGCGGGCGCGTCGGGATCCCTGGACCTGAACCACTTCTCTGTGCGTATCATGTCTGTGGACTACCAGGCGTCAAGCCCGGGAGGCCCGCCCTCCTCGGGGCCTCGGCTAAACTTCAACGAGGACTCCGAGGTGGTCTTGGGGGACTCGGCCGACTGGGTCTTTGCCTACGTACGCCACATGACCCTTCTGGACCTGTCGGCCCGCG GATTTGGCCTGGCTGCCGACAGCCTCAAGACTGGAAACCGGCAGACCTTCTCCTTGGAGCTGCACCGCAAGCTGCACCAGCTTCA ATACCAACGCTTGGCGCTGCTGCAAGATGACAGCATGAGCGGCGCGGGTGAGCAGCTGGAGGCGGTGGAGCGAGCCATCGCCACGCACAAAGATCTCCTCCGCCAGGTTACTTCCTACCCCAACAGGAAGCTAAAGCAGCCCGACTTCTTGCCCTACGAGCCGGCCGACGTCTCGACGGACGCCACCTCCatcccgcctcctcctccaccggCAGCCCACCTCGCCGGCTCCGAAGGTCGGCTGAAGCCATTGCAGGAACTCTGCAGCGCCTACTTCCTGTCGTTGATGACGGAGCAGCTGGCGCAAACGGAGGTCCGCCTCCGCGGCGACGTCACCGCCCTGCGGAGCGCCGGCATCACGCGTGCGCTGAGCAGGAAGCTCAGACTGACCAACTTCCTCTTCGAGCAGCCtgaggatgaggaagaggaggaggatggagagGAAGCGGTTGCGCGGGAAACAGGAAGTCGGCCGAGCTCCCAGTCCTCCGTGGAGGCGAAAGAAGAAGAGATGACGGGAAGCGCCAGCAGCGGAGACAGCATACAAGTCATCGGCACGGAGAGATCCTACAAAACACTCGCCTCGTCCGCCGCGCCTGTCACCTCGTCTTTGCTTCCCGGCTCGTCCGATCCTCTGGCCGCGCCTCTCCCCTCACTCGATTCGTCTCTCGCGGCCGTCTCGGACCCGGGGCCTCGCCGCCTTAGAGTCTACGCCGGGAGGAGCAACAGCGAAGACAGCATCGAGGTCCTCAGTACCACCGAGTCCATCGTCGTCGAAGACCTTGCCGCCATCAGCGAGGAAGAAGAGCCCATCAAAGATGAGAAAAGAGAGGTTACGGCAAAGGACGCTGGAGCGGGTAGCGCTTATCAAATGCTGCCCAATCTCCCGGCGGAGCCGTGCTCTTGGCCACAGAGCGTGGACGAGGTGTCGGACGGCGCCGGCGAGACGCGCGCGCCCCACCGGACGCTCTCCTCGGACAAGGCGGGACTGCGAGCGCAGCGCTTCGTCAAGCAGAACTCCTTCTCTCGGCAGGTGGTCTTCTGCCTGCTGAGCGGCCGTCCTCTGGTACTGCTCTCGGGAGATGGAGACAAGCTGCGGAAGACGGTGGACGCCCTGGCGCTCTTCCTGCCGGCTCCCGCCGGCGCCGTGATGCCGTGTTTGAGCGCACCGCTCCAGCTGAGCGACCTGCTCACGTGGAGGCTGATTGGATTCCACAG GTCTCCGTCCTCGGGCCCGCTTCACTGGCTGAGTCGTTACAGTCGCTACCTGGCCGTGCTGGACTTGGACCAGAGGACGCTACGCTGCCAGTTGTACTCGGGTTGGCTAGCGGGCTCCCTGGTGGGCTCGGCCGTGCCCGCCGGCACCTTCCTGCTGCACGTGCAGAGCGGCCTGACGGCGCTGGCCAATCGGGCGCTGCTCTTCACCTTCGCCCGGAGAGGAGACAAAGACGACGGGCTGGATGACGGCGACCTGAGCGTGATGCGTTTCCTGTCGGAGCTCATCAAGCGTCAGCACGCTGCTCGCGGACCGCCGGCGCTGCGTTTCTCCTACGTGGCGCTGTATGTGCACAAAAACACCACTGCTGTATAG